The following are encoded in a window of Streptomyces griseiscabiei genomic DNA:
- a CDS encoding HAD-IA family hydrolase, whose product MAVDGASAAAVLFDVDGVLIDTADAHGRVWRAWARARGLDPEAVFRATQGRRRADILRLLAPERDPAEEHRALDRLMAAEEPGFRAFDGAAGLLRALPPGRWAVVTSSRAGPTAARLARTGLVVPEVRVCAEDVTEGKPSPEGYLAAAARLGADPARCLVVEDAPAGVAAGLAAGCRVYAVASTHPPDELRDAHAWFGSLADAAEAILRHMRGARRTGRVRPHRSQGDTG is encoded by the coding sequence GTGGCAGTGGACGGTGCGTCGGCCGCCGCGGTGCTGTTCGACGTCGACGGTGTGCTGATCGACACCGCCGACGCGCACGGACGGGTCTGGCGGGCATGGGCGCGGGCGCGAGGGCTGGACCCCGAGGCCGTGTTCCGGGCCACGCAGGGGCGGCGGCGGGCGGACATCCTGCGGCTGCTGGCGCCGGAGCGCGATCCGGCGGAGGAACACCGGGCCCTGGACCGGCTGATGGCGGCCGAGGAGCCCGGCTTCCGGGCCTTCGACGGGGCCGCCGGGCTGCTGCGCGCGCTGCCGCCCGGCCGCTGGGCCGTCGTCACCTCCAGCCGCGCCGGGCCGACCGCCGCACGGCTCGCCCGTACCGGGCTCGTCGTGCCCGAGGTGCGCGTCTGCGCGGAGGACGTCACCGAGGGCAAGCCGTCGCCCGAGGGCTACCTGGCCGCCGCCGCGCGCCTCGGCGCCGACCCGGCCCGGTGCCTGGTCGTCGAGGACGCGCCGGCGGGCGTCGCGGCGGGGCTTGCGGCAGGCTGCAGGGTGTACGCGGTGGCCTCCACCCACCCGCCGGACGAACTCCGGGACGCCCACGCCTGGTTCGGGTCCTTGGCGGACGCGGCGGAGGCGATCCTGCGACACATGCGCGGCGCACGACGGACGGGGCGGGTACGCCCCCATCGATCTCAGGGAGACACCGGTTGA
- a CDS encoding ABC transporter permease — protein sequence MGRYVVRRLLQMIPVFVGATLLIFLMVNVMGDPIAGLCGDRECDPATAAQLRHEFGLDEPVWQQYLTYMGNVFTGDFGTAFNGQEVTELMASAFPVTIRLTIVAILFEIVIGITLGVVTGLRRGRPVDTGALVVTLVVISVPTFVTGLLLQLLLGVEWGWIRPSVSSEAPFDELIVPGLVLASVSLAYVTRLTRTSIAENTRADYVRTAVAKGLPRHRVIRKHLLRNSLIPVVTFIGTDIGALMGGAIVTERIFNIHGVGYQLYQGILRQNTQTVVGFVTVLVLVFLIANLLVDLLYAVLDPRIRYA from the coding sequence GTGGGACGGTACGTCGTCCGGCGCCTGCTCCAGATGATCCCGGTCTTCGTGGGCGCCACCCTCCTGATCTTCCTGATGGTGAACGTGATGGGCGACCCCATCGCGGGCCTCTGCGGCGACCGGGAGTGCGATCCGGCGACGGCCGCCCAGCTGCGCCACGAGTTCGGCCTCGACGAGCCCGTGTGGCAGCAGTACCTGACCTACATGGGCAACGTCTTCACCGGCGACTTCGGCACCGCGTTCAACGGGCAGGAGGTCACCGAGCTGATGGCCTCCGCCTTCCCGGTCACCATCCGGCTGACGATCGTCGCGATCCTCTTCGAGATCGTCATCGGCATCACCCTCGGTGTCGTCACCGGGCTGCGGCGCGGCCGGCCCGTCGACACCGGGGCGCTGGTGGTCACCCTGGTCGTCATCTCCGTCCCCACCTTCGTCACCGGACTGCTGCTCCAGCTGCTGCTGGGCGTGGAGTGGGGCTGGATCCGGCCGTCCGTCTCCTCCGAGGCGCCCTTCGACGAGCTGATCGTCCCGGGGCTCGTCCTCGCCTCCGTCTCCCTCGCCTACGTCACCCGGCTGACCCGGACGTCCATCGCGGAGAACACCCGCGCCGACTACGTCCGCACCGCCGTCGCCAAGGGCCTGCCCCGCCACCGGGTGATCCGCAAACACCTGCTGCGGAACTCGCTGATCCCCGTGGTCACCTTCATCGGCACCGACATCGGCGCGCTGATGGGCGGCGCCATCGTCACCGAGCGGATCTTCAACATCCACGGCGTCGGCTACCAGCTCTACCAGGGCATCCTCCGCCAGAACACCCAGACCGTCGTCGGCTTCGTGACCGTCCTCGTCCTGGTGTTCCTGATCGCCAACCTGCTCGTCGACCTCCTCTACGCCGTACTCGACCCGAGGATCCGCTATGCCTGA
- a CDS encoding ABC transporter permease translates to MPEPQPEEPHVSGGQRVTEDGVIAATGQDGTMDLATTEGETLEKRLGDPVNGTPVNGDPTDKARSLWSDAWRDLRRNPVFIISALVILFLVVISLWPSLIASGNPLKCDLSKAQEGAQPGHPFGFDGQGCDVYTRTVYGARISIAVGVCATLGVALLGSVLGGLAGFFGGYSDSFLSRITDVFFAIPVVLGGLVLLSVVTSNSIWPVIGFMVLLGWPQISRIARGSVITAKQNDYVQAARALGASNSRMLLRHIAPNAVAPVIVVATIALGTYIALEATLSYLGVGLKPPSVSWGIDISAASPYIRNAPHALLWPSGALAITVLAFIMLGDAVRDALDPKLR, encoded by the coding sequence ATGCCTGAGCCGCAGCCCGAGGAGCCGCACGTCTCCGGCGGCCAGCGCGTCACCGAGGACGGGGTGATCGCCGCGACGGGGCAGGACGGCACGATGGACCTCGCCACCACCGAGGGGGAGACCCTGGAGAAGCGCCTGGGCGACCCGGTCAACGGCACCCCGGTCAACGGCGACCCCACCGACAAGGCCCGCAGCCTCTGGTCCGACGCCTGGCGCGATCTGCGCCGCAACCCCGTCTTCATCATCTCGGCGCTGGTGATCCTCTTCCTGGTCGTCATCTCCCTCTGGCCGTCGCTGATCGCCTCCGGCAACCCGCTCAAGTGCGACCTGTCCAAGGCCCAGGAGGGCGCGCAGCCCGGCCATCCGTTCGGCTTCGACGGCCAGGGCTGCGATGTGTACACCCGGACCGTCTACGGGGCCCGGATCTCCATCGCGGTCGGTGTCTGCGCCACGCTCGGGGTCGCGCTCCTCGGGTCGGTGCTCGGCGGGCTGGCCGGGTTCTTCGGGGGGTACTCGGACTCGTTCCTGTCCCGGATCACCGATGTCTTCTTCGCGATCCCCGTGGTCCTGGGCGGACTGGTGCTGCTGTCCGTGGTCACCAGCAACTCCATCTGGCCGGTGATCGGCTTCATGGTGCTGCTGGGCTGGCCGCAGATCTCCCGTATCGCCCGCGGCTCGGTCATCACCGCGAAGCAGAACGACTACGTCCAGGCCGCCCGCGCCCTCGGCGCCTCCAACTCCCGCATGCTGCTGCGCCACATCGCCCCGAACGCGGTCGCCCCCGTCATCGTGGTCGCCACCATCGCGCTCGGCACGTACATCGCCCTGGAGGCGACCCTGTCGTACCTGGGGGTCGGCCTGAAGCCGCCGAGCGTCTCCTGGGGCATCGACATCTCCGCCGCCTCGCCGTACATCCGCAACGCCCCGCACGCGCTGCTGTGGCCCTCGGGCGCCCTCGCGATCACCGTGCTGGCGTTCATCATGCTCGGCGACGCGGTGCGCGACGCCCTCGACCCAAAGCTGAGGTGA
- a CDS encoding ABC transporter permease, which yields MGTSSTLTAAPLETAPTPPRTGGTSSPGRIAWRRFRRDRAGVVSAYVVLLFFATAIAAPLIAKVYGKDPYTTYGQNRPGLLNQFGFPVAPNGGVSGDFWFGVEPQLGRDVFTLLLYGIRNSLLIATVTTLLVTALGIVVGVTAGYLGGRIDSVVGRIVDILLAFPSTLFFIAMWPVMISILVPPDENTPTWLTVVSLISVMTAFGWAPIARLLRGEVLALREREFVEAAKVTGASPARIVFRELLPNLWTPVLIQATLALPMYVTTEAALAFLGVGLSDPTPDWGVMIQRGAQVYQSDITYMLFPGLSMVIFVIAFNLLGDSVRDALDPKTRR from the coding sequence ATGGGGACCTCGTCAACACTCACCGCCGCCCCTCTCGAGACGGCACCCACCCCGCCCCGAACCGGCGGCACCAGCTCCCCCGGCCGTATCGCCTGGCGGCGATTCCGCCGGGACCGCGCCGGAGTCGTGTCGGCGTACGTCGTTCTGCTGTTCTTCGCCACCGCGATCGCCGCCCCGCTGATCGCGAAGGTCTACGGCAAGGACCCGTACACGACGTACGGGCAGAACCGGCCGGGCCTGCTGAACCAGTTCGGCTTCCCCGTCGCGCCGAACGGCGGCGTGAGCGGCGACTTCTGGTTCGGCGTCGAGCCGCAGCTCGGCCGGGACGTCTTCACCCTCCTCCTCTACGGCATCCGCAACTCCCTGCTGATCGCCACGGTGACGACCCTGCTGGTCACGGCGCTCGGCATCGTGGTCGGGGTGACGGCGGGCTATCTCGGGGGCCGGATCGACAGCGTGGTGGGCCGGATCGTCGACATTCTGCTGGCCTTCCCGTCCACGCTGTTCTTCATCGCGATGTGGCCGGTCATGATCTCGATCCTGGTCCCGCCGGACGAGAACACCCCGACCTGGCTCACGGTGGTGAGCCTGATCTCGGTGATGACGGCGTTCGGCTGGGCCCCCATCGCCCGGCTGCTGCGCGGCGAGGTGCTGGCCCTGCGCGAGCGGGAGTTCGTGGAGGCGGCGAAGGTCACCGGCGCCTCCCCCGCCCGGATCGTCTTCCGGGAGCTGCTGCCGAACCTGTGGACGCCGGTCCTCATCCAGGCGACCCTCGCGCTGCCCATGTACGTCACCACGGAGGCGGCCCTCGCCTTCCTCGGCGTGGGGCTGAGCGACCCCACCCCCGACTGGGGCGTGATGATCCAGCGCGGCGCGCAGGTCTACCAGAGCGACATCACGTACATGCTCTTCCCCGGCCTCTCGATGGTGATCTTCGTGATCGCCTTCAACCTCCTCGGCGACTCGGTCCGCGACGCGCTGGACCCGAAGACCAGACGCTGA
- a CDS encoding ABC transporter ATP-binding protein, translated as MLLEVRDLHVEFRTRDGVAKAVNGVDYGVDEGQTLAVLGESGSGKSVTAQAIMGILDMPPGRITGGEILFKGQDLLKLKEEERRKIRGAEMAMIFQDALSSLNPVLSVGDQLGEMFVVHRGMSRKDARARAVELMDRVRIPGAKERVRDYPHQFSGGMRQRIMIAMALALEPALIIADEPTTALDVTVQAQVMDLLAELQRELRMGLVLITHDLGVVADVADRIAVMYAGRIVESAPVHDIYKAPAHPYTRGLLDSIPRLDQKGQELYAIKGLPPNLMNIPPGCAFNPRCPMARDVCRTDVPPLYDVEPADGIRMSACHFWRECLDGRVDS; from the coding sequence ATGCTGCTCGAAGTACGTGATCTGCACGTGGAGTTCCGGACCCGGGACGGGGTCGCCAAGGCGGTCAACGGGGTCGACTACGGCGTGGACGAGGGGCAGACGCTGGCCGTGCTCGGCGAGTCCGGCTCCGGGAAGTCGGTCACCGCGCAGGCGATCATGGGCATCCTCGACATGCCGCCCGGGAGGATCACCGGCGGCGAGATCCTCTTCAAGGGCCAGGACCTGCTGAAGCTCAAGGAGGAGGAGCGGAGGAAGATCCGGGGTGCCGAGATGGCGATGATCTTCCAGGACGCGCTGTCCTCCCTCAACCCGGTGCTCTCCGTCGGCGACCAGCTCGGCGAGATGTTCGTCGTCCACCGGGGCATGTCGCGCAAGGACGCCCGCGCCAGGGCCGTCGAGCTGATGGACCGGGTCCGTATCCCGGGCGCCAAGGAGCGGGTACGGGACTATCCGCACCAGTTCTCCGGCGGGATGCGCCAGCGCATCATGATCGCCATGGCGCTGGCCCTGGAACCCGCGCTGATCATCGCCGACGAACCGACGACCGCGCTGGACGTCACCGTCCAGGCCCAGGTCATGGACCTGCTGGCGGAACTCCAGCGGGAACTGCGGATGGGCCTCGTCCTCATCACCCACGACCTCGGGGTCGTCGCGGACGTCGCCGACCGCATCGCCGTGATGTACGCGGGCCGGATCGTCGAGTCCGCCCCCGTCCACGACATCTACAAGGCGCCCGCCCACCCGTACACCCGCGGCCTGCTCGACTCGATCCCGCGGCTGGACCAGAAGGGCCAGGAGCTGTACGCGATCAAGGGCCTGCCGCCCAATCTGATGAACATCCCGCCCGGCTGCGCCTTCAACCCCCGCTGCCCGATGGCCCGCGACGTGTGCCGGACCGACGTACCCCCGCTGTACGACGTGGAACCGGCGGACGGGATCCGGATGAGCGCCTGCCACTTCTGGAGGGAGTGCCTCGATGGCCGAGTCGACAGTTGA
- a CDS encoding peptide ABC transporter substrate-binding protein — protein MRGATHARWIAGAAAVALAATACGGGDDNDGSSSGSGDSGAVLSSSWGDPQNPLEPANTNEVQGGKVLSMIFRGLKQYDPKTGEAEDMLAEDIETSDSQNFTVTVKDGWTFSNGEKVTAKSFVDAWNYGASLENNQKNAYFFEYIQGYDKTHPDDGSKQTADTLSGLKVTGENTFTVKLTQKFSTFPDTLGYNAYAPLPQSFFTDHDAWLAKPVGNGPYAVDSYTKGSQLSLRKWDDYPGDDKAQNGGVDLKVYTDNNTAYTDLMAGNLDLVDDVPAAQLKNVQADLGDRYINTPAGIIQTLSFPFYDEDWNKEGSEKVREGLSRAIDRDQITDTIFQKTRTPATDWTSPVLGEEGGFKEGLCGDACEYDADAAKKLVQEGGGLPGGQVKITYNADTGSHKQWVDAVCNSINNALDNDKACVGNPVGTFADFRNQITDRKMSGPFRAGWQMDYPLIQNFLQPLYYTNASSNDGKWSNADFDKLVDEANAESDTAKAVETFQQAEEVVRDNMAAIPLWYQNGSAGYSERLSDVSLNPFSVPVYDQIKVS, from the coding sequence ATGCGTGGAGCCACGCACGCCCGATGGATCGCCGGCGCGGCGGCGGTCGCTCTTGCCGCGACCGCCTGCGGAGGCGGGGACGACAACGACGGCAGCAGCAGCGGCAGCGGTGACAGCGGCGCGGTGCTCAGCTCCTCCTGGGGCGACCCGCAGAACCCGCTGGAGCCGGCCAACACCAACGAGGTGCAGGGCGGCAAGGTGCTGTCGATGATCTTCCGGGGACTGAAGCAGTACGACCCGAAGACCGGCGAGGCCGAGGACATGCTCGCCGAGGACATCGAGACGAGCGACTCGCAGAACTTCACCGTCACCGTCAAGGACGGCTGGACCTTCAGCAACGGCGAGAAGGTCACCGCCAAGTCCTTCGTGGACGCCTGGAACTACGGGGCCAGCCTGGAGAACAACCAGAAGAACGCGTACTTCTTCGAGTACATCCAGGGCTACGACAAGACGCACCCGGACGACGGCAGCAAGCAGACGGCCGACACCCTCTCCGGGCTGAAGGTCACCGGCGAGAACACCTTCACCGTCAAGCTCACCCAGAAGTTCTCGACCTTCCCCGACACCCTCGGCTACAACGCCTACGCCCCGCTGCCGCAGTCGTTCTTCACCGACCACGACGCCTGGCTCGCCAAGCCCGTCGGCAACGGCCCGTACGCCGTCGACTCCTACACCAAGGGCTCACAGCTCAGCCTGCGCAAGTGGGACGACTACCCCGGTGACGACAAGGCACAGAACGGCGGGGTGGACCTGAAGGTCTACACCGACAACAACACCGCCTACACCGACCTGATGGCCGGCAACCTCGACCTCGTCGACGACGTGCCCGCCGCCCAGCTGAAGAACGTGCAGGCGGACCTCGGCGACCGGTACATCAACACCCCGGCCGGCATCATCCAGACCCTGTCCTTCCCGTTCTACGACGAGGACTGGAACAAGGAGGGCTCGGAGAAGGTCCGCGAGGGGCTCTCCCGGGCGATCGACCGCGACCAGATCACCGACACCATCTTCCAGAAGACCCGCACCCCCGCCACCGACTGGACCTCCCCGGTGCTCGGCGAGGAGGGCGGCTTCAAGGAAGGCCTGTGCGGTGACGCCTGCGAGTACGACGCGGACGCGGCCAAGAAGCTGGTCCAGGAGGGCGGCGGCCTTCCCGGCGGCCAGGTCAAGATCACGTACAACGCGGACACCGGCTCCCACAAGCAGTGGGTGGACGCCGTCTGCAACTCCATCAACAACGCCCTCGACAACGACAAGGCGTGCGTCGGCAACCCGGTCGGCACCTTCGCCGACTTCCGCAACCAGATCACCGACCGCAAGATGAGCGGCCCGTTCCGCGCCGGCTGGCAGATGGACTACCCGCTGATCCAGAACTTCCTGCAGCCGCTGTACTACACCAACGCCTCCTCCAACGACGGCAAGTGGTCCAACGCCGACTTCGACAAGCTCGTCGACGAGGCCAACGCCGAGTCGGACACGGCGAAGGCGGTGGAGACCTTCCAGCAGGCCGAGGAGGTCGTCCGGGACAACATGGCCGCCATCCCGCTCTGGTACCAGAACGGCAGCGCCGGTTACTCCGAGCGGCTCTCCGACGTCTCCCTGAACCCGTTCAGCGTGCCCGTGTACGACCAGATCAAGGTCAGCTGA
- a CDS encoding ABC transporter ATP-binding protein, translated as MAESTVEAVESAGSSGEPILEVSGLVKHFPLTQGILFKKQVGAVKAVDGVDFTLNMGETLGIVGESGCGKSTVAKMLVHLERPTAGAIKYKGEDITKLSGKALKTVRRNIQMVFQDPYTSLNPRMTVGDIIGEPYDIHPEVAPKGDRRRRVQELLDVVGLNPEYINRYPHQFSGGQRQRIGIARGLALRPEIIVADEPVSALDVSVQAQVINLLDRLQSEFGLSYVFIAHDLSIVRHISDRVGVMYLGRIVEIGRDAEIYDHPTHPYTQALLSAVPVPDPEAREHRERIILFGDVPSPTNIPSGCRFRTRCWKAQERCALEVPLLAVPAEFRLTTGPAAHDSACHFAEEKQVVPPEEPTGKSPGEPTGEPPAKSPDDHTDGTE; from the coding sequence ATGGCCGAGTCGACAGTTGAGGCGGTGGAGTCGGCCGGATCAAGTGGTGAGCCGATCCTTGAGGTCAGTGGACTGGTCAAGCACTTCCCCCTGACTCAGGGCATTCTGTTCAAGAAGCAGGTCGGCGCCGTCAAGGCTGTCGACGGTGTGGACTTCACGCTCAACATGGGCGAGACCCTCGGCATCGTCGGGGAGTCGGGCTGCGGCAAATCAACGGTCGCCAAGATGCTGGTCCATCTCGAACGGCCGACGGCCGGGGCGATCAAGTACAAGGGCGAGGACATCACCAAGCTCTCCGGCAAGGCCCTCAAGACCGTCCGCCGCAACATCCAGATGGTCTTCCAGGACCCGTACACCTCCCTCAACCCCCGGATGACGGTGGGCGACATCATCGGGGAGCCGTACGACATCCACCCCGAGGTCGCGCCCAAGGGCGACCGCCGCCGCCGGGTGCAGGAACTGCTCGACGTGGTCGGCCTCAACCCGGAGTACATCAACCGCTATCCGCACCAGTTCTCCGGCGGCCAGCGCCAGCGCATCGGTATCGCACGGGGGCTGGCGCTGCGCCCCGAGATCATCGTCGCCGACGAACCCGTCTCCGCCCTCGACGTCTCCGTCCAGGCCCAGGTCATCAATCTGCTGGACCGGCTGCAGAGCGAGTTCGGACTGAGTTACGTGTTCATCGCGCACGACCTGTCGATCGTGCGGCACATCTCCGACCGGGTCGGGGTGATGTACCTCGGGCGGATCGTGGAGATCGGCCGCGACGCCGAGATCTACGACCACCCGACGCACCCCTACACCCAGGCGCTGCTGTCCGCCGTGCCCGTCCCGGACCCCGAGGCGCGCGAGCACCGGGAGCGGATCATCCTCTTCGGGGACGTGCCCTCGCCGACGAACATCCCGTCCGGGTGCCGCTTCCGCACCCGGTGCTGGAAGGCCCAGGAGCGCTGCGCGCTGGAGGTGCCGCTGCTCGCGGTCCCGGCGGAGTTCCGGCTCACCACGGGGCCGGCGGCCCATGACTCGGCCTGCCACTTCGCGGAGGAGAAGCAGGTGGTGCCACCGGAGGAGCCGACCGGGAAGTCGCCGGGGGAGCCGACAGGGGAGCCGCCGGCAAAGTCGCCGGACGATCATACGGATGGGACGGAATAA
- a CDS encoding ABC transporter substrate-binding protein, with the protein MSISRRNFVIASSVATAGGSLLLSACSSGGGGGAAGGGAASGSAATYSKVKVGTAADSTGPAPEITGARKGGTIHPIGPDDFSHLDPQRIYFAWNSTVANLYVRCLTGYKIAADGSMKLVGDLATDSGTMSDDGRTWTFTLKDGLKWEDGSELTVDDVRHGIERGFASFTTEGATYVQTWLTGSNDFRKLYKGPYGGKHLSSVVTDTAKKTVTFHLKTARPDLNWALAMHSYGAVPVKHDTKEKYDKDPVSCGPYRIRQHSVDKSLTLVRNTHWDPATDPIRNAYPDSVVFEFGPESLQATDRLIADSGTDEYAVMAYSGVPAERIQKVISDSALESRTIDGLLTGLYYYAINCRRIKDVRVRQALNYAWPLEQIRSIYGGPSAGDYATTILSPDIAGRVKFDTYGKLKDPRGDTAKAKSLLKEAGKLGQKIVYTYPQGANDAYDKTKVVIANALKEAGFDPVVKPVESTSYYDQVGQIDNQFDVMWYGWSPDWPAAYTLIQPLFDGTTIADNAPNVSQLNVSWVNAAIKKNTTITDTAKEEAAWAALDKEIMAKEAPIIPETYQRRYYLYGSKVGGAQFDPLFSAFIVYKLYAKA; encoded by the coding sequence ATGTCGATCTCCCGCAGAAACTTCGTCATCGCGAGCTCGGTCGCCACCGCCGGCGGCTCCCTGCTCCTCAGCGCGTGCAGCAGCGGAGGAGGGGGCGGTGCGGCGGGGGGCGGCGCGGCCTCCGGCTCCGCCGCCACGTACTCCAAGGTCAAGGTGGGCACCGCGGCGGACTCCACCGGCCCCGCGCCGGAGATCACGGGCGCGCGCAAGGGCGGCACGATCCACCCGATCGGCCCGGACGACTTCTCCCACCTCGACCCGCAGCGGATCTACTTCGCCTGGAACTCCACGGTCGCGAACCTCTACGTCCGCTGTCTCACCGGCTACAAGATCGCGGCCGACGGCTCGATGAAGCTCGTCGGCGACCTCGCCACCGACTCCGGAACCATGTCCGACGACGGCAGGACCTGGACGTTCACCCTCAAGGACGGCCTGAAGTGGGAGGACGGCAGCGAGCTGACCGTCGACGACGTACGCCACGGCATCGAGCGCGGCTTCGCGAGCTTCACCACCGAGGGCGCCACCTACGTCCAGACCTGGCTGACCGGCTCGAACGACTTCCGCAAGCTCTACAAGGGCCCGTACGGCGGCAAGCACCTCTCCTCCGTCGTCACGGACACCGCGAAGAAGACCGTCACCTTCCACCTGAAGACGGCCCGCCCCGACCTCAACTGGGCGCTGGCGATGCACTCCTACGGGGCCGTGCCGGTCAAGCACGACACCAAGGAGAAGTACGACAAGGACCCGGTCTCCTGCGGCCCGTACCGGATCCGGCAGCACTCGGTCGACAAGTCCCTGACCCTGGTGCGCAACACCCACTGGGACCCGGCGACGGACCCGATCCGCAACGCCTACCCGGACTCCGTCGTCTTCGAGTTCGGCCCGGAGTCCCTCCAGGCCACCGACCGGCTGATCGCCGACTCCGGGACCGACGAGTACGCGGTGATGGCCTACAGCGGGGTGCCCGCCGAGCGCATCCAGAAGGTGATCAGCGACTCGGCCCTGGAGTCCCGCACGATCGACGGCCTGCTGACCGGCCTGTACTACTACGCGATCAACTGCCGCCGCATCAAGGACGTCCGGGTCCGCCAGGCACTCAACTACGCTTGGCCGCTGGAGCAGATCCGCTCCATCTACGGCGGCCCGTCGGCCGGTGACTACGCGACGACCATCCTCAGCCCGGACATCGCGGGCCGGGTGAAGTTCGACACCTACGGCAAGCTGAAGGACCCGCGCGGCGACACGGCGAAGGCGAAGTCCCTGCTGAAGGAGGCCGGCAAGCTCGGCCAGAAGATCGTCTACACCTATCCGCAGGGCGCCAACGACGCCTACGACAAGACCAAGGTCGTCATCGCCAACGCCCTGAAGGAGGCGGGCTTCGATCCGGTCGTGAAGCCGGTGGAGTCGACGAGCTACTACGACCAGGTCGGCCAGATCGACAACCAGTTCGATGTGATGTGGTACGGCTGGTCCCCGGACTGGCCCGCCGCGTACACCCTCATCCAGCCCCTCTTCGACGGCACCACGATCGCCGACAACGCCCCCAACGTCTCTCAGCTGAACGTGAGTTGGGTCAACGCGGCGATCAAGAAGAACACCACCATCACGGACACCGCGAAGGAGGAGGCCGCCTGGGCGGCGCTGGACAAGGAGATCATGGCCAAGGAGGCGCCGATCATCCCGGAGACCTACCAGCGGCGTTATTACCTCTACGGCTCCAAGGTCGGCGGTGCCCAGTTCGACCCGCTGTTCTCGGCGTTCATCGTCTACAAGCTGTACGCCAAGGCCTGA
- a CDS encoding VOC family protein, whose protein sequence is MSPAHPSIHSITFDCAGDPYDVALFWSELLGRPLADDDKPGDPEALIADPAGGPRLLFVRVPEGKSVKNRVHFDLRPHGRTRAEEVERALGLGARVVADRTRPDGGGWVLMADPEGNEFCVERGEAG, encoded by the coding sequence TTGAGCCCCGCCCACCCGAGCATCCACAGCATCACCTTCGACTGCGCCGGCGACCCGTACGACGTCGCCCTGTTCTGGAGCGAGTTGCTCGGCCGGCCGTTGGCCGACGACGACAAGCCCGGGGACCCGGAGGCGCTGATCGCGGACCCGGCGGGCGGGCCGCGGTTGCTGTTCGTGCGGGTGCCCGAGGGCAAGTCGGTGAAGAACCGCGTCCACTTCGACCTCAGGCCGCACGGCCGCACCCGCGCCGAGGAGGTCGAGCGGGCGCTCGGGCTGGGCGCCCGGGTGGTCGCCGACCGCACCCGCCCCGACGGCGGGGGCTGGGTGCTCATGGCCGACCCCGAGGGGAACGAGTTCTGTGTGGAGCGGGGGGAGGCGGGCTGA
- a CDS encoding ABC transporter permease: MLRFIARRTLSALLILLIISAITFLLFYVAPRDPARTACGKLCTPQTLALVRHNLGIDDPLPVQYWHWLAGVFAGRDYTGLGHCPAPCLGYSFTNHEPVLGLITDRFPTTLSLALGSTVVFVVFGVGTGMIAAVAQGRPLDKIASSASLVGSSLQIYIVGVVAMYYLSDQWGLLPRPSDAVGFSQDPLGWFKGLLLPWLVLAIIFTANYTRMTRSQLVETLAEDYVRTARAKGMSRSTVFFRYAWRGAMGPIVTILGLDLGYLLGGAIITEETFGLHGIGALSIKAVRDNDLPLLLGVVLVAATAIVLANIVVDAVYALIDPRVRLA; this comes from the coding sequence ATGCTCCGCTTCATCGCACGCCGGACGCTGAGCGCGCTGCTGATCCTGCTGATCATCAGCGCCATCACGTTCCTCCTCTTCTACGTCGCCCCGCGCGACCCCGCCCGCACGGCCTGCGGCAAGCTCTGCACCCCGCAGACCCTCGCCCTGGTCCGGCACAACCTCGGCATCGACGATCCGCTCCCCGTCCAGTACTGGCACTGGCTCGCGGGGGTCTTCGCCGGCCGGGACTACACGGGGCTCGGTCACTGCCCGGCCCCCTGCCTCGGCTACTCCTTCACCAACCACGAACCGGTCCTCGGTCTGATCACCGACCGTTTCCCGACCACGCTCTCCCTCGCCCTCGGCAGCACGGTCGTCTTCGTGGTGTTCGGGGTGGGCACCGGCATGATCGCGGCGGTGGCGCAGGGCCGCCCCCTGGACAAGATCGCGTCCTCGGCCTCCCTGGTCGGCTCGTCCCTGCAGATCTACATCGTCGGCGTGGTGGCCATGTACTACCTCTCCGACCAGTGGGGCCTGCTCCCCCGCCCCTCCGACGCGGTCGGCTTCTCCCAGGACCCGCTGGGCTGGTTCAAGGGCCTGCTCCTGCCCTGGCTGGTCCTGGCGATCATCTTCACCGCCAACTACACGAGGATGACCCGCTCCCAGCTGGTCGAGACCCTCGCCGAGGACTACGTCCGTACGGCCCGCGCCAAGGGCATGTCCCGCTCCACGGTCTTCTTCCGGTACGCCTGGCGCGGCGCCATGGGCCCCATCGTCACCATCCTCGGCCTCGACCTCGGCTACCTCCTGGGCGGCGCCATCATCACCGAGGAGACCTTCGGTCTCCACGGCATCGGCGCCCTCTCCATCAAGGCCGTCCGCGACAACGACCTGCCCCTGCTGCTCGGGGTGGTCCTGGTCGCGGCCACCGCGATCGTGCTCGCGAACATCGTGGTGGACGCGGTGTACGCGCTGATCGATCCGCGGGTGCGGCTGGCGTAG